TTATGAGCTGTGTCGTGCTATTGGCACTGTTAAAAGCTTATTTATTTTACCTAGTGGTATCTGTTTTCAGCAAACTCAATTTTGTTGCTCCTTTTAGTATTGAAATTGCCAAAATCATAGAAAAGATGAGCTACGAAGCATTGGCTATTGCCCTGTTAAGTTTTGTTGCTAATCAATATGCTGAAGCGCTGGTAACAAATGGATACGAACTTCATGAAACTACTGCCTATTGGAATGATGCCGATGCTTTTTTAATGATGGCCGCTATTGTGTATGTCATTTCGCGTCTTTTCAAAAAAGGAATCGAATTACAACAAGAAAAAGACTTAACAATTTAACATATGGCAATTGTAGTAAACTTAGATGTCATGATGGCAAAACGCAAAATGTCATTAAACGAATTGTCAGAAAAAGTAGAATTGACTTTAGCCAATCTTTCAATTCTTAAAACAGGCAAAGCCAAAGCGATTCGATTTAGTACCTTAGAAGCCATATGCAGCGCTTTAGACTGTCAACCGGGCGATATATTGGAATTCACCGCTGAAAAATAAAAAAAAGCACTACTCTCGTAGTGCTTTTTTAGTACTCTTAGTTAGACAACCAACCCGCAGGATTGATATACGAAGTGTTTTGTAGAATTAGGAATTTAAGTACCGTTTTTCCAGTTTCTCCATTAGAACGTACGCGGCCAATAGATTGTTTTCGACTTACTTTATCTCCTTTACCCACACTAACCGAGCTTAAATTTTGATATACGGTGAAATAATCCCCGTGTTGAATCATGACTGCTTTATTCACGGGTGTAGAATTAAAAACATTGATTACAACACCGTCAAATACTGCACGTGCATTCGCTCCTTGATCAGTGGTGATTTCAACTCCACTATTGTGAACCATTAACGATTTATAGACCGGGTGAGGTTGGTTTCCAAAACCTAATGTAATCGATCCACGTTCAACAGGATAAGGCAACCTTCCTTTGTTGGCTCTAAAATTATCCGCTACAATTTTGGCTTCTGGTGTTAGCTCAATTTTAGTAGATGAAATAGGCTTTTTGGCTTCTTCTTCAGGTTCTTCCACTTCAACTGGCTTAACCACTGTTTTTGTAGAAGTTTTGTTCGTTTTATTAGCAAGGGCCAATTCTTTTGCGGCAGCGGCAGCAGCAGCTTTCTTCTCTTTTGCGGCAGCTGTTGCAGCTGCTTTTTGTTTCGCACGTTCGGCGGCAGCTTTTCTATTGGCCTCAGCAATGGCTTGACGAATCAAACGGTCAATTTGCTTGTCAATTGCGCGCGCTTCTTGCTGCTTTTTCTTAATGTCATTAGCAATTTTATTCTTGTCTTTTTTAATGGCATTGACTAACTTTTCTTGTTCTTTCTTTTCTTGCTCCAACGACAAACGCTCTTTTTCCTTCTCATCAATTAGCTTCTGCTTGGCTGATTTTTGAACGTCAAGTTTTTGGTTATACACCACTAATTCTTTTGATTTTCCTTTAATTTCCTCGCCTTGAATTTTTCTAAAACTAGTATACTGTTTCATATACTGTAATCTTTTGTAAGCTTGTTGGAAATTTTTAGAAGACAATAAAAACATGGCTCTACTTTCTTCTGAACGGCTTTTATACGACTTCACAATCATTTTCGAATAGTCTTCTTTAAGAACCTTTAGCTCTTTTTTAAGCCTATTAATTTCTACCTGATTGATGTACATATCATTGCTCAACAATTTGGCTTGTTTCTCTGTGGTTTTAATTAAGTTTTCTTTCAAGGCAATTTTTTTTTCTTGAATAGCCATCACACTTACCGCCGATTTTTCTTTTTTCTTAACGGATTGTAAGAGTCTTTCATTCTCTTTAATTTCCTGCTGAATTTGAGCTTTTCGTTGTTCTAATTTTTCTTGTTGGGCGTCTTGGCTCCAAAGCATTGAAGTAGTACAAATAAAAAGTAGACTTAGGAGAAATTTTGGCATGGTAAAATGTTTTTGCAAATTTACTTAATTAATATTCTTTTATACCCATTTGGAATGCTATATGGGAAAGATAGTTCTTCGTTAAACGTTAGTGTGGTATAGTTAAAACTGATTTCTGTTTTCCCTTTGGATTGAAAAGTCTCAATCAATGTTTGCATCGGGACACTCCCTTCTTTAAATAAAGAATAGTCCCTATAACTGACATTAATCATTCTGTCTTGCTCTGGCTGAGCAATAGCTTGTGATAGGACACTATACTTTTCTTTATCCAAAATAAAAGATTTCATTGTTTTTCCCGATTGCAAATCGGTTAGTTCAAAACCTTCATCACTCGTTGACAAAGCATATTTTCCTTGTTGTAAATTATCGAAGGCCTCACCCAATAACATATTCTGAATTTTAGCATAATCCAAATCGGTACCTAACCATTGTGTTAATCCGGTAAAATCGCCTTCAAAATAGGTGCCGTTCATCTTTTCGTAATAACTCACTGATGAGGGTGTTATCAAGGCTTTCGCCATAGTAATTCCTAGAAAACGAACGCTAACTAAAATTTGTTCGTCTTTCTTGATTTTAATTTCTGCCGTTACATTTTGGGTTTGTTTTTCATCTGAAAAACGCACATTCGATTTGATATAAACGGTACTAAAGTTGATTTTGTTGTTGTAATGATTGGCTATTACTTCTGCTGCCGAAATCCCTTTTTCTTTGGGAGCTTCGGGAATCGATGCAACAACTGCTTGCTGGGTTTTACAAGAAGCCAATGCCATAATGAACAACAACGGAACAAGTCGTTTCAAATTGGAAAAATTAAATTTAGTAACGTTCATATGGGCCCTTCTCTTTTTATGTTTGTTATTCCAAAACAGAATAATCTCCAATACTAATACTTGTAAAATTACCGTCAAAACTTGCGTGATTTCCAATCATCGCGTTGTCTAAATGGGCATTTTTAATATGAGAATGGGTTTGTACCAAACTATTTTTGATAGTGCTATTGATTACATGGCATCCTTTCCCTAAAGAAACATTAGGCCCAACAGTCGCATTAATTAATACCACATCTTCGCCAATATAACAAGGTGGAATAATCGTTGAATTTTCAGATTTAAGTCCATAATCTACCAAATGTTCACCGTCATTATGCAAAAAGCCTAACATTCTAGAATTGGTTTCTACCGTCACATCTTTGTTTCCACAATCCATCCACTCAGCTACTTCTCCCGGAACAAACTTCATTCCTTTGGCCATCATTTGTTTGATTCCGTCATTGATTTGGTATTCGCCTCCGTGAATGATATTATTGTCCAATACCAATTGTAATTCGTTTTTCAACACCGCTACATCTTTGAAATAGTAAATTCCAATAACCGCCAAATCTGAAACAAATTCTTTTGGTTTTTCTACCAATTCTACAATTTCATTGGCTTCGTTCAAATTGATAACCCCAAAGGCTTCGGGTTGATCTACTTGTTTTACCCAAATTACGCTGTCGGCATTTTGATCCAAATCAAAGTCGGCACGAATCAAGGTGTCTGCATAAGCAATTACCGCTGGCCCACTCAAAGAATCTTTGGCGCACATAATGGCATGACCCGTCCCTAAAGCTTCATTTTGGTAATAGATGGTTCCTTTAGACCCTAATTTTTCAGCTATGGCAATCAAATCGGCTTCGACTTGTTTACCAAAACTTTCGTGAATGATAAAGGCAATTTCTTCAATATCTTGATTCAAAACCCCTGCAATATCTTCCACCAAACGGTGAACAATTGGTTTTCCCGCTACAGGAATTAAAGGTTTAGGGATAGTCAATGTGTGTGGGCGAAGACGAGAACCACGTCCAGCCATAGGTACTATTATTTTCATTTTTATGTAATTAACTTCATTATACGCTATTCATAATTGAATACTCTCCATTTTTGAATTTTGAATATTCAACTTCGAATGTTGAATTTTGAACTATTTATTTCTATTTCTTGAGGTATCAATACTTTTTACAAATATTGAAATTAATTCGTCATTTTCCTTTATTACAGCAATTAAATCTTGTTCTGCTTGTTGATACAATACCGCTCTGTGAATTATTTTCAAGTTGGCATGCGTTTCTCTTAATTCTTTTAAAACAACAGACATTTTATGAATAAAATCATTTCTGGATTCTGCACTTTGGGCTTCACTATAGTTCAATGACGGTGAAGTTCCTGAGCGAACTATTTGTCCCGATAAATGATTCCCTGCTTTGGTTGATTTTAAATTATCTGTTATGCTAATTATTTGAACAGCAAAATCAATTAGCCGTTCATGTAAATCGAACTTTTTCATTGGGGGTAGATTTAGGATTGAAATTGTGATATTTATTCTTTGTTCACTTCAATATTCCATGTTCATAATTGAATATTCACCATTTTTGAAATTGAAATATTTACCTTCGAATGTTGGACTGTTTATTTTACTCCCGTGCTTCCAAAACCGCCTTCGCCTCTGGAGGTTTCAGAAAGTTCTTGAACTTCAATCCATTCGGCACGTTCGTGTTTAGCAATAATTAATTGAGCGATGCGTTCGCCGTTTTCAATTACAAAATCTTCATTAGAAAGATTAACTAAAATCACTCCAATTTCTCCTCTATAATCGGCATCAACTGTTCCAGGCGAATTCAAAACGGTAATTCCTTTTTTGATGGCCAAGCCACTTCTTGGGCGAACTTGTGCTTCGTACCCAATAGGTAACTCGATAAACAAGCCCGTTTTTACAATAATTCTTCCCAAAGGAGCCAATGTGATCGGAGCTGTTAAATCGGCCCTTAAATCCATTCCGGCCGAAGCTATGGTTTCATAGTTAGGTAGTGAATGTTGCGACTTGTTGATGATTTTTATGTTCATTTTATTTTTTTCGTTTAATAATCGTTTGGATGGTTGCTTTCTCGTTGTGGTATACAAAATAAACGAACAACAACAATAACGGAATTCCCACAAAATAATTTTCGCGGAAGCCGTAAAAAGAAATCGCTGAAAACAGAATCGACAAGCCTAAATAACCCCCAATTTTTTCCATATCGTAGGGAATTGGATAATAACGATTTCCTAAGACATAGGAAATGAACATCATACTCCCATAAGCTGCAATAGTGGCAATTGCTGAACCGTAATAACTAAATTTTGGGATCAAAAGATAATTCAATACCAAAGTTAGCACTGCGCCAACAATCGAAATATAGGCGCCCATTTTAGTTTTGTCTGTTAATTTGTACCAAACCGAAAGGTTATTATAAATCCCTAAAAAGAAGTTCGCTAAAATGATCAAAGGCACCACCTTCATCGCTTCCCAATAGGATTTGTTATCCAAAAGCAAGAACTTCAATACATCCGCAAAAACAATTACTCCTAACAAAATGAGTGAACCAAAAATCACAAAATATTTGGTAATCATGGCATAGGTTTGAGGAGCATTTTCATTTTTAGAATGACTAAAAAAGAAAGGCTCAATTCCCAATCGGAAAGCTGTGGCAAACAAGACCATAAACAAGCCGAGTTTGTAACAAGCTGAATACGCTCCTACTTCAGACTTGGCAACGCCTTCTGGCAACCAATAACCTAACAGAATTTTATCAAAATGTTCGTTGACTGCAAAAGCAATACCGGCAACCAATATAGGCAATCCGTAACGCATCATTTTTTTCCAAAGCACCGCATCAAATTTGCGCGTTAAGAAAAGATAATTGGGCGAAAGCACTAGTAAAGTCAATAAGCTTGCGGCTAAATTAGAAACGAAAATATATCCAATTTCATAATTATCAACATACAAATTCCCAATAAAGGAATTCGGATTCGATGCTGCAATTTTAGGAAGTGCCAATAAGAAGAAAAGATTTAATAACAAGTTAACGGCTACATTTCCAATCTTTATGATGGCGTACAGCATTGGTCTTTGATTGGCTCGCAACTTTGAAAATGGGACAATCACCAAGGCGTCTAATACCAAAATCCAAATGGCATAAGTGACATATTGTACCTCTACATTGGCAAAGGAAGCAAGTGTTCCTCTAAAAATTAATGCGCCGAAAAGAAAAATAATAGAGGACCAAAAAATAGAAATAGTCGAAGTTGCTATCACATTTTCTTTGTCGGTTTCAGAATTGTAAAAACGGAAAAAAGCGGTTTCCATTCCGTAGGACAACACCACATTGAAAAAAACCATCCAGGAAAGAACTATTGACACCTCTCCATACTCGCCTGTGGGTAAGATACCTGTGTACAAACGCACAAGTAAAAAACTCAACATTCGAGGCAAAACCGTGGCTAATCCATAGATTGCGGTTTGTTTGAAAAGACTTTTATATAATCCCAAGTTGGTCTGGTTTAGGTATTGATAAAAACAAAAATAACGAATTCTTTGGTTTAATTCTGATTTTGAAATTGGAATAACCCCAAATTTGTTAACAGCTTTTTTATGATAATCCGGCTTCGTTCAGGGTTTTAATAAAGTGAAAACCTCTAGGGTAATACCCTTGATTATAATAAAAACGGTGTGCCGTGAAATTGCCAGTAAAGGCATCTAATACGATCATAGTACAACCCGCTGCTGCTGCTTTTTCATTAATATAATCGGTCATTAATTTTGCCGCTCCTTTTAAACGATGATCTGGATGCACAATAAAATTATCGATTTCAAAATACCTTCCCGACCAGAGTTTAATTCCCGACCATAGTCCAGACAGTCCTATGCATTGTTCGCCTTCATATACTGCAATTTGAATATAATTGTGCGGAAGCATTTCGGTCAGATAGGCTTCGTATTTTTCAATAGTGAAGTTATTGCTGTACAAATGTAGCATCAAATCAAATTGAGCTAACATGTCTTCTAGTGTAGTAAGTTCTCTGATTTCCAAAGTGTAAATTTTTTATAAAAATAATCAAAAAAAAGAGCCCCGCAATGCGAGGCTCTATTGATATATTTCAAAATAATATTATCCGTTCAACGCTTCTGCACCACCAACAATCTCTAAGATTTCGTTAGTAATTGCTGCTTGACGCGCTTTGTTGTAGGTCAATTTCAATTGATCTCTTAATTCTGTTGCGTTGTCTGTTGCTTTGTGCATTGCTGTCATACGCGCTCCGTGTTCAGAGGCAAATGAATCTCTAATTCCTTTGTACAATTGTGTTTTCAATGATTTTGGAATCAAAGTCAATACAATCTCTTCTTTAGAAGGCTCAAAAATATAATCGCCTGATGAAACTGGTTTATCGGATTGGATTGGTGCCAAAGGCAAAAATTGTTCGGTTTGAATAATTTGAGTAGCCGCATTTTTAAATTGGTTGTATACCAATTCGATACGATCGTATTGGCCAGCCACAAATTTTTGTGTTAATACTTCGGCAATTTGAGCTACATTATCAAAAGTCAAATCGTCAAAAATGGCGCTTTGATTATCGATAACGGTTAACGTTTTGCTCAAAATATCGTTTCCTTTTTTCCCAATTGCAAAAACATCTACTTGTTTTCCTGCGTAGAAATCAGAACGGTTTTTAACTTCTTTAATTACGTTTGTATTAAAAGCACCACACAAACCTCTATTTGAAGTGATGGCCACTACCAATACTTTTTTGATTTCACGTTGCGACGTGTAATCTCCTCCTACATCACCATCTAAGGTGGCAGAAAGATTTTGTAATAATTCCGTTAATTTTTCGGCATAAGGGCGCATCGCTGTAATCGCATCTTGTGCTTTTTTAAGCTTTGCAGCAGACACCATTTTCATTGCCGATGTAATTTGCATCGTGGATGAAATGGAAGTAATTCTATTACGGATTTCCTTTAAATTTGCCATCTTTTATTGAGTAATTAGTGAGTGGTGATTAGTAAATAGCTCTTCACTAATTACTAATCACTCTTCACTTAAAATTAATTATACTTAGCTGAAACTTCTTTTGCTACTTTTTCGATAACATCAGTAATGTTGTCATCTAATTTACCCGCTTTCAAAGCATCAAGGGTATCTCTGTGTTTGTTGTTTAAGAATTCCAAAAAGTCTTTCTCAAATTCTTTTACTTTATCCACAGGAACATTTCTCAATAAGTTTTTAGAACCCGCGTAAATAATAGCTACTTGATCTTCCACTGTAAAAGGATCGTTCAACCCTTGTTTCAAGATTTCAACGTTTCTTTTACCTTTTTCAATTACGTTCAACGTAACTGCATCTAAGTCAGAACCAAATTTAGCAAACGCTTCCAATTCACGGTATTGCGCTTGATCTAATTTTAAAGTACCTGATACTTTTTTCATGGATTTGATTTGTGCATTACCTCCAACACGAGATACCGAAATACCAACGTTAATAGCAGGACGAACCCCAGAGTTAAACAAATCTCCATCCAAGAAGATTTGACCATCTGTAATCGAAATTACGTTAGTTGGGATATAAGCAGAAACGTCACCCGCTTGTGTTTCGATAATTGGTAAAGCAGTCAATGAACCTCCTCCTTTTACGATTCCTTTTAGAGAATCTGGTAAGTCATTCATGTTTTTTGCAATACCATCATCCGCAATCACTTTACAAGCACGCTCTAATAAACGAGAGTGTAAGTAGAAAACGTCTCCAGGATATGCTTCACGTCCTGGTGGTCTTCTTAATAAAAGAGATACCTCACGATACGCCACAGCTTGTTTAGACAAATCATCATAAACAATCAAAGCTGGACGACCAGAGTCTCTGAAATACTCCCCAATTGCAGCACCTGCCATTGGAGCATATACTTGCATTGGAGCTGGATCAGAAGCGTTAGCGGCAACGATAATCGTATACGCCATAGCTCCTTTTTCTTCTAACATTTTTGCAATTCCTGCAACAGTAGACGCTTTTTGCCCAATAGCAACATAGATACAAAATACAGGTTTTCCTGCATCGTAAAATTCTTTTTGATTTAAGATCGTGTCGATACAAACAGTTGATTTACCTGTTTGACGGTCACCAATAACCAACTCACGTTGTCCACGTCCAACTGGAATCATTGCATCTACCGCTTTAATTCCTGTTTGTAATGGTTCTGTTACTGGTTGACGGAATACAACTCCTGGCGCTTTTCTTTCCAAAGGCATTTCGTATAATTCCCCACCGATTGGTCCTTTACCATCGATTGGCTGACCTAGTGTGTTTACCACACGTCCTAACATTTGCTCTCCTACTTTAAGAGACGCAATACGTTGTGTTCTTTTTACAGTTGAACCTTCTTTGATTCCTGTTGAAGCACCTAAAAGTACCACCCCAACATTGTCTTCTTCTAAGTTCAATACAATAGCCTCAAGACCATTTTCGAATTCTACTAACTCTCCGTATTGAACATTAGATAGCCCGTACACACGAGCAATACCATCTCCAACATTAAGTACTGTTCCTACTTCTTCTAGTGTAGCACCAGATTCAAAACCTTCTACTTGCTTTCTTAATATTGCTGAAATTTCAGCAGGTTTGATTTCCGCCATCTTACTTTATAATTTAGACACTTTTATGTGTAATAACTAATTACTAAACTCTCTTTTTAATACTTGTAATCTATTAGCAACCGAAGCATTGTATTGCTTGTCGCCTATTCTTAAAATAAATCCTCCAATAATTGATGGATCTACGTTATTTTTAATTGTAATCTTCTTGTCTGAAAGAGTCGCTACTTTAGCCAAAACCTTAGCTTCTAATGCGGCATCCATTGGAATAGCTGTTGTTACTTTAGCTATTTCAATTCCGTTCATCTCGTCAGATAATTTATTGTATTCTAAAGCAATTGCTTCAAGAATCTCGAATCGTTTGTTTTCAAATAACAAATGAAACAATCCTTGTGTTACTCCATTCACACCAGAGAAAACTTCTAATAACGCTTTTTCTTTTACCTCAACAGTAGTTGTTGGGCTTTGAATAAAAGTGTTTAATTCTTCGTTTCCGTTGATTGTAGAAGCAATCAATTTCATATCGTTATTCACAGCCTCAGCTACTCCTTTTGAATTGGAGATTTCTAAGATTGCTTTTGCATAACGAATTGCTGCTCTTGTACCTGCCATAATTAGTTCAGTTTTACGTCACCTAATAGTTGGTCAACTAATTTAGTTTGAGATTCTTTGTTAGACAATTCGTCTTTCAATATTTTTTCTGCAATACTTAATGACAAAGTAGCAACTTGTGATTTCAAATCAGCCATAGCTGCATTTTTTTCACTTTCGATAGCTGCTTTAGCTTGGTCAATCATTTTTTGACCTTGCTCTTGTGCTTCGTTTTTAGCATCGGCAACCATTTTCTCTTTCATTTCACGAGCATCTTTCAACATCGCGTCACGTTCAGCTCTTGCTTCTTGAAGAATACGTTGGTTATCTGCTTGCAAGTTTTGCATTTCATTACGCGCGCTTTCAGCTGATTCCAAAGCATTTTTAATCCCTTGTTCTCTTTCGTTTACCGCATCCAAAATGGGTTTCCAAGCGAATTTTTTTAATAAGAATATTAATCCAACAAAGATGACTACTTGCCAAATAAATAAACCAAACGAAAAATCATTAATTAACTTCTCCATTATATGTAATTATAAAATTGTAAACTTTTTTTTAATTGCGTGGCGCAATTGTATCTGTTTTAATTTTTAAAAACAATAGTTACAACCAACCGTTGTAACTACTGTTTTGTGTTTTAATTAAGCAGCGAATAACGCAGCGAAACCAATACCTTCAATAAGTGCAGCTGCGATAAGCATAGCTGTTTGGATTTTTCCTGAAGCTTCTGGTTGACGTGCAATTGCGTCCATTGCTGAACCACCAATTTTACCAATACCTAAACCTGCTCCGATTACAATTAATCCTGCTCCTACAATAGTTGGAATTTGCATAATATATATATTAAAAATTAAACATTCAATTTAAGGCATTTGGCAAAAGCCAATAGCCGTTTTTAATGGTGCTCAGCCCCTTCGTGGTGATGCTCTTCATTTCCAGCACCAAAATACAAAGCCGACAACATCGTGAAAATATACGCTTGTAAAAACGCTACTAATATTTCTAGGATAGAAAGTGCAAATGCCAATCCAAATGACAAGGTACTTCCAATCCAACTTTTAAAAATAAACATCAATCCAATGATACTCATTAATACTACGTGTCCAGCCAAAATGTTAGCATACAAACGAATCATTAATGAAAATGGCTTGATAACTGTTCCTAACAATTCAATTGGAGCTAAAATAAATTTCATTGGTGTTGGCACGCCTGGCATCCAGAAAATGTGTGCCCAATAATTTTTATTAGCAGAGAAAGTAGTAATCAAATACGTCAATAAAGCTAACGAAGCTGTAATAGCAATGTTACCTGTTACGTTAAATCCTAGTGGTGTTAATCCTAAAATATTCAAGAAAAACACAAAGAAAAAAATGGTAAGCAAATAGCTCATGTATTTTTTGTAGTTTTTCTCTCCAATGTTTGGAATCGCAATTTCGTCTCTTACGTACAAAACCAACGGCTCAAAGAAACGTCCTGCTCCTGAGGCAATTCCACCGTTTTTAGCATATGATTTTGCCAAACGGCTAAACAAGAAAAACATTAACAACGCCACAAACAAGATTCCAACAACACTTTTTGTAATTGATAAATCTAAGGGCTGAACATTCGTTGGATGACCTGATTTTTCATCTTCAGTTAATTTTCCTGAAGCATCCGTTTTATATATTTTTTCGTGGTGAATTACGTAATAGTTCCCATTGTGTTCCGCTACTTTTTCACCGTGGTGAAATTCACCAGAAGAAAAAACTTGCAATCCATTATCCCATAAAATAATTGGTAATGAGAAACCGTTGTGCTCGCCAGATTCTTTATCTGCGTTAAAAGTAAAGTCGTGAGCGTCAAGTAAGTGGTGATTAATAAACTCTTTTATTTCTGATTTTACATCTGTAGATTCTGTTGGAGTTGCTTCTTTTTTTTCAGTTGGGTTAGCAAAGCTTACAAAAGGAAGAATAGCTACTAAAGCTACCAGTATAAATTTAAGTGGTTTGTTTGAAATCACCATAACAGTTAAATATCTTCGTTTATTTTGGTTTCTAAAATTTAGGTGCAAAGGTACATTTTTTATTAATATTCAAAAGAATATAAAAATTATTTTTCGTCTAAATCGTCACTTCTAAAGGTCATTTATTGTTTTTCGTTTAATATGCGTATCGTAACTAGGGTTTCAATTGCCAAAAAGACAATAAATAGCATAAAAAAATTGATTTTTTCAATTCCAGAAGTCGACGATATGCTTTTCAAAATAGGGCGGACAAATACGAAACAAGTCATCATTTTTACAGTCGTAACTATTAAAAAAGACATCCCAACCAAATCAAAATTTTGAGAACGAACTTGGAACAAAACTACCCTAAGAACTATAGAAAATATTCCGAAAAAAAGATATAAACTCAAGAGCGAATAGGAAAAATCTTTTGTAGAAATTTCCATTAATTCAAATAAATACTGATGAACAAAATAGGAAAACGTCACTAAAGCTATCCATAGTGCTAGTCCTTTCTTTTGTTGTTGTGTGGGGGGAAAAAATTGAAAGCTCAATGGGAATCGGATTTATTGATTTCATTTACTTGACGGATCGTATTGTATAAGGCTAAAAAAACGCCGACTAACAAAACTATTTTGTGATAATAAAAAATAGTATTGGGATGTTTATCATCTAACCAACTGCCCAGATAGGAAAACAAAAAAATAATAACCCCCATTTGAATAGGAATATTAATTAGGGCTAACCATTTATTGAATGGTTTCTTGTTGTTTTTATTCTCCATTTGACGTGGTAGGTGGAATCGTTTTCATGGTGCAGGTTGCGCTAAAATCAGCGCCGGGTTCTACAGATAGCTTTCCAATCGTGACTTCGCCATAAATAGTAGCTGTGGCTTTTACATTAAGCAATTCGGCTACCTGTATTTTACCGCTATAACGCCCTTCGATGTCTGCATTTTTGCACAAAATATCTCCAACAACAATTCCGGCAGGCCCAATAACTATTTTCCCTTCACACTGAAAATTACCCGTTAATTCGCCGTCCAATCTAAAATCGGCTACCGAATAAATATTCCCTTTTATTCGGGTACCTTCAACTATTCGGTTCGTTTTTCCTAATAGATCGGTGTAGGATTTTGTTTTTTTATCAAACATAATTTACTGCTTTTTAATGGCTAGATAGCTTTCTAAGTTCTTCTTAATTTGGATCACTTTGTAATTATCGCTCGAAATGATAATTGCCGGTTGGGCAATTGTATATTGTTTATTAATCTTCATAAAGTTGATGATATCATTGGCGTAGGCCTCTGTTTTAATATTATGAAGCACAATAAAGTTTTCTTTGTCGGTGTACACATCATACGAATAGGAGCGTTGTTCTATTTTCTCGTCCTCAATGAAATTTTTGATTTTTTTCTCAAATTCAATCGTCAAAGGATCAGACTGCGCGCCTACTTTAAACAGTATTTTCCAGCTTTTGGCTGTGGTGGTAAAGTCTATTTTTTCCAAAGTAGGTATTTGATTGCTCACAATGTCTTTAGCTTGTTTGCCTTCGTCGGTGTTTGGATATTGCTCGGCAACAGCTTCTAGCGCTTTTTTATAGGCAACCACCCCAAATAATTTCGCTTGGGTATTGGCTCGTAATAATTCTAATTTGGGAAGAATTGCATCGCCAGAAAACTGAATAATTGCAGTGTTTACTTTTGATAAAAGATCGACAAAATGCTCTTCTTGGAAAAGAGCATACAATTGATTGTAGGCTT
This sequence is a window from Flavobacterium ammoniigenes. Protein-coding genes within it:
- the dut gene encoding dUTP diphosphatase gives rise to the protein MNIKIINKSQHSLPNYETIASAGMDLRADLTAPITLAPLGRIIVKTGLFIELPIGYEAQVRPRSGLAIKKGITVLNSPGTVDADYRGEIGVILVNLSNEDFVIENGERIAQLIIAKHERAEWIEVQELSETSRGEGGFGSTGVK
- a CDS encoding DUF2975 domain-containing protein, translating into MEKKKDYVLKTLEVVSWIIFVGLCVEAGALLFNFGFTLFRPIATHNVYKGLNLSNLYQNELAHYIGIMSCVVLLALLKAYLFYLVVSVFSKLNFVAPFSIEIAKIIEKMSYEALAIALLSFVANQYAEALVTNGYELHETTAYWNDADAFLMMAAIVYVISRLFKKGIELQQEKDLTI
- a CDS encoding four helix bundle protein, translated to MKKFDLHERLIDFAVQIISITDNLKSTKAGNHLSGQIVRSGTSPSLNYSEAQSAESRNDFIHKMSVVLKELRETHANLKIIHRAVLYQQAEQDLIAVIKENDELISIFVKSIDTSRNRNK
- a CDS encoding DUF4292 domain-containing protein, which translates into the protein MNVTKFNFSNLKRLVPLLFIMALASCKTQQAVVASIPEAPKEKGISAAEVIANHYNNKINFSTVYIKSNVRFSDEKQTQNVTAEIKIKKDEQILVSVRFLGITMAKALITPSSVSYYEKMNGTYFEGDFTGLTQWLGTDLDYAKIQNMLLGEAFDNLQQGKYALSTSDEGFELTDLQSGKTMKSFILDKEKYSVLSQAIAQPEQDRMINVSYRDYSLFKEGSVPMQTLIETFQSKGKTEISFNYTTLTFNEELSFPYSIPNGYKRILIK
- a CDS encoding sugar phosphate nucleotidyltransferase; the encoded protein is MKIIVPMAGRGSRLRPHTLTIPKPLIPVAGKPIVHRLVEDIAGVLNQDIEEIAFIIHESFGKQVEADLIAIAEKLGSKGTIYYQNEALGTGHAIMCAKDSLSGPAVIAYADTLIRADFDLDQNADSVIWVKQVDQPEAFGVINLNEANEIVELVEKPKEFVSDLAVIGIYYFKDVAVLKNELQLVLDNNIIHGGEYQINDGIKQMMAKGMKFVPGEVAEWMDCGNKDVTVETNSRMLGFLHNDGEHLVDYGLKSENSTIIPPCYIGEDVVLINATVGPNVSLGKGCHVINSTIKNSLVQTHSHIKNAHLDNAMIGNHASFDGNFTSISIGDYSVLE
- a CDS encoding helix-turn-helix domain-containing protein, yielding MAIVVNLDVMMAKRKMSLNELSEKVELTLANLSILKTGKAKAIRFSTLEAICSALDCQPGDILEFTAEK
- a CDS encoding murein hydrolase activator EnvC family protein, producing the protein MPKFLLSLLFICTTSMLWSQDAQQEKLEQRKAQIQQEIKENERLLQSVKKKEKSAVSVMAIQEKKIALKENLIKTTEKQAKLLSNDMYINQVEINRLKKELKVLKEDYSKMIVKSYKSRSEESRAMFLLSSKNFQQAYKRLQYMKQYTSFRKIQGEEIKGKSKELVVYNQKLDVQKSAKQKLIDEKEKERLSLEQEKKEQEKLVNAIKKDKNKIANDIKKKQQEARAIDKQIDRLIRQAIAEANRKAAAERAKQKAAATAAAKEKKAAAAAAAKELALANKTNKTSTKTVVKPVEVEEPEEEAKKPISSTKIELTPEAKIVADNFRANKGRLPYPVERGSITLGFGNQPHPVYKSLMVHNSGVEITTDQGANARAVFDGVVINVFNSTPVNKAVMIQHGDYFTVYQNLSSVSVGKGDKVSRKQSIGRVRSNGETGKTVLKFLILQNTSYINPAGWLSN